The genomic DNA CCTTCGGACCTTCAGAAGAGGGAACAATAATGGCATTGGCTCCTAATCATTATGAACAAGGAGTTGCTGATTATTTGCGCTACTATAAGATGTTTCACGATATCTGTCCAAACCCATTTCATGGAATAAAAGAATTACTTGATAGTCTTAAAGAAAAAGGTGTTCGTATTGCAATGGTTACTGGTAAAGGTAAGTACAGTACAGAAATATCTTTGGATAAGTTTGAATTGAAGAATTATTTTGAAATAATAGAAACAGGACATCTTGAAGGAGGTAGAAAACCAGAAGGCATACAAACGGTGTTAGATAGTTTTAATGAACTATCCAATCATGAGGTAGTTTATGTTGGTGATGCTCCGAGTGATATTACTGCTAGCAAAGAGGTTGGAGTTCCTGTCATTGCAGCAGCATGGTCGGATACCGTCAAGCCTGAAAGACTTGCTGAATTAAAACCAGATGAATTATTTTGCAGCATAGATGCTTTTGCAAACTGGATAAATCTGAAGATTTAATAGAAAGTACTACACACGACAAAGAACAGAGTTAAAAAAATGGGTGTTCTTTAGGTAACTGAAACCTAATCCAATTATTTATTTGAGTTTTTTGTTTGAAACCAAACGCACAAAAAACAAAAAACACTGATAATCATACAATTAACAGTGTTTTGATTTTACCTATTTCTAGGTTCGTCGGGGTGGCAGGATGATAGTTAAACTGCCACTATGCAGTAATATCAATACTTTACAAAATAGACCAAAAAGTGTTAACCGAATCGTGAACCTATCTGTTAGATTGAAATAGTATTTTTTATCTGAACGTCTCTACACAAATTTACAATTTTAGTAACATTAATACTAGATAAAACAAATCAAATATTATGCTAAAATGTTAAATATTGACACACAATTTCTTCTTTAATTCCTGTGTATTCTGAGAACTCATCTACTGTTATAAACTGATGCGACTCTTTGTCTAATGACTCTTTTATAGTTTGAAGTAGTTTTCGACCATAGCGCTCGCTCCTACCTGTGATAAGTTGGATGTCTTTTGGATATATACAGGCTCTAATAGTATTCATTTAGGCTTTATCTATACTTTATGTATAGTTAATCTATACTTAGTCTATATGTCAAATTTCGGAAAAAAATACTTGTCTCGGACGGAATGACTTCTTACTTTTTTATTTGAATACAAATCTAAGTTGTTTTGTTCTATTAATTTAAAAATGAACTATTATGGCAAAACAAACTGGAATTATTAAACTTAAAGGAACTATCGGAGATATTTCCTTTTATAAAAGCACAGATGGCCACTTAGCAAGGTCGAAAGGTGGTGTTGACGGTAAACGTATCGCTAATGATCCTGCCTTCCAAAGAACTCGTGAAAATGGTTCTGAATTTGGACGTGCTGGTAAAGGTGGTAAGGTTTTACGAAATGCAATTCGTATTCTTTTGCAGAATGCTAAAGACAAACGTGTGGTTAGCCGATTGACTAAGGACTTATTGGCTATCGTAAAGACCGATGCTACCAATACAAGAGGCCTTAGAACTGTTCAAGATGGAACTTTAAGTTTGTTAGAGAACTTTGAATTCAATTTGAATGGGAAATTAGGCTCTACACTTTATGCGGCTTTTACTAAAGCCTTTGATCGCGCTTCTGGCGATGCTACTTTAGGTCTTGCAGCCTTTTCTCCAACCGTTAGAATTGCCGCACCTATTGGAACGACACACTTTAAAATAGTGATGGGTGCTTCAGAATTGGATTTTGTAAATGAAACCTCAACATTTGAAAATGATGAGACGGCTATTTTACCTTACACAGCTGCTAATACTGCTGCGATTGCTCTAACGGCTTCTTTAACGGCTAACTCTACGTTACCAGTAATTCAAGTCTTAGGTATTGAGTTCTATCAAGAGGTAAACGGACAAATGTACACGCTTAAGAACGGTACTTACAACGCCTTGGCTATTGTCACTATTGATACACCCTAATTATGGAGTTAATACTTAACAGAGCTTATTTTAAAGAGGGTACTAATGGTACTCTCTTTTGCGCTGATAAATTCTTATGTCATACCATTGAGTTACCCTGGAGAGAAAACAAACGATCTATTTCTTGTATTCCTGAAGGGCGTTATAAAGTTGTTAGCAGATATTCGAAACGCTTTAAGAACCATCTTTGGATAAAAGGTGTTTCTAACAGGCGGTTAATTCTTATTCATCCTGCCAATGATGCACTAAAAGAGCTTGAAGGCTGTATTGCTCCAGTGACTTACCTGGGAGGCTTAGGTAAAGGTATTTATTCGCGAGATGCCATGCAAAAATTATTGTTTTTGGTCCATCAGGCTCAAGACAGAAAAAAAACTATTTTTTTAACTATTAAATCCTAAAATCATGAATCTAGTAGAACGTTACAAAAAACCAACTCCGAAGTTTTTCAAAACTTTACGAAATATTGGCATTGCTCTAGCTGCTGCTGGAGGAGCTATTATCGCTGCTCCTATTGCTATGCCCGCACTCGTAATTACTATTGCTACTTATATGACTGTTGCTGGTACTGTGGCTACCGCAGTAAGTCAGGCAGTTGTTATTGATGAAAGTAAAACGAATGCAGCTGAAGGTGGATCATAATATGAAAGCAAGTGTGTTTGGAGGCACATTTTTTGCATCGATTGTTAATATTGGTGTAGAAGATCTTGTCACTACCTCCATACTTGCTTTTGTTGGTGCTGTTGTGAGTTTCTTCGTTTCAGTCATTTTAAAATTTCTATTTGAGAGGTTTAAAAATAGACTCAAAAGATAATTTTGAAACGACAAACCCATCAACATTAATTTTACAAAGAGAAACGAAAAAGCTTAAAAAAGGAAAGAGAAAGCAGAGAACACCAAGCACGCTAGTGCTTATCTTTGTTTTCTCTTTCCTTTTTAATATTAAAGTTCAAAAAATATTGAAACAAGGGTAATATTTACCTCTACAATTTAAACGAGTGTAATTTTTTAGTATATTTACCTCTGTTTAAATTACAGGTGTAATCATTACTCTTATAAAATGGCAAAATTTAATAGAACAATACCTTATAACGATTTACCTCTTTTACCACCAAAGAAGGATTTAGAAACTACAAAAGTATTGCGAAAAACTATTGATGCCAGTAGAGCCTTGGCTCAACTTAATGGGATGCTTACCAATTTACCAAATCCTACGTTGTTTTTAGATACGATACACTTACAAGAGGCTAAAGCTAGTTCTGAAATAGAAAATATCATTACTACTAATGATGATTTGTATAAAGCTATAGTCGCTGATAAAAAGTTTGATAATCCTGCAACGAAAGAAGTCATAAGTTATAAAGAAGCACTTTGGGATGGTTTACGAGACATTGAAAAACGCCCTTTTATAACTACTAATTTATGTGTAGACATAGTACAAAGCATAAAAAAGAATACTGCCGGTATAAGAACAACACCAGGAACTGCTCTTAAAAATGCAAAAGGAGATACTATTTACACACCACCAACTGGGGAAGACACTATAAGAAAGAAACTAGCCAATCTTGAAACTTTTATTAATGGAGAAGATACTATTGATCCACTAATTAAAATGGCGTTAATGCATTATCAATTTGAAGCCATACATCCCTTTAGTGATGGTAATGGTAGAACTGGTCGTATTTTATTGTTACTATATTTAAAGATTGAAAACCTTTTAGATACGCCTGCTATTTATTTAAGTGAATACATTATTAAAAATAAAGCAGATTACTATGTGAAATTACGGAATGTTACAGAAAATGAAGATTGGGAAGCATGGGTA from Flavivirga abyssicola includes the following:
- a CDS encoding HAD family hydrolase, which codes for MEKIKAVIFDLDGTIGDTVPLCILAFRKSIETLINRSVSDEEIIATFGPSEEGTIMALAPNHYEQGVADYLRYYKMFHDICPNPFHGIKELLDSLKEKGVRIAMVTGKGKYSTEISLDKFELKNYFEIIETGHLEGGRKPEGIQTVLDSFNELSNHEVVYVGDAPSDITASKEVGVPVIAAAWSDTVKPERLAELKPDELFCSIDAFANWINLKI
- a CDS encoding DUF5675 family protein; protein product: MELILNRAYFKEGTNGTLFCADKFLCHTIELPWRENKRSISCIPEGRYKVVSRYSKRFKNHLWIKGVSNRRLILIHPANDALKELEGCIAPVTYLGGLGKGIYSRDAMQKLLFLVHQAQDRKKTIFLTIKS
- a CDS encoding Fic family protein, translating into MAKFNRTIPYNDLPLLPPKKDLETTKVLRKTIDASRALAQLNGMLTNLPNPTLFLDTIHLQEAKASSEIENIITTNDDLYKAIVADKKFDNPATKEVISYKEALWDGLRDIEKRPFITTNLCVDIVQSIKKNTAGIRTTPGTALKNAKGDTIYTPPTGEDTIRKKLANLETFINGEDTIDPLIKMALMHYQFEAIHPFSDGNGRTGRILLLLYLKIENLLDTPAIYLSEYIIKNKADYYVKLRNVTENEDWEAWVLYMLEMIEFTANKGLKRLKDVTALMKIMSEEVKATIPKVYSKELIEILFRLPYTKRQFLIDAGLGTPKTVGNYLMELEHAGFLTSQKVGKEKLYLNHSLMAVLEKD